A stretch of Anolis sagrei isolate rAnoSag1 chromosome X, rAnoSag1.mat, whole genome shotgun sequence DNA encodes these proteins:
- the LOC137097892 gene encoding putative leucine-rich repeat-containing protein DDB_G0290503 isoform X4: MKAFDNTLNISTGFILLLKKLSGLQSARKPYWLLRFYELFWPFCPSLCIFLSHLKIALKTGLALSEWDVHQQPDLLNFKKGWLTKQYEDGQWKKHWFVLTDQSLRYYRDSVAEEAADLDGEIDLSTCFDVTEYPVQRNYGFQIHTKEGKFTLSAMTSGIRRNWIQTIMKHVRPTTAPDVTRKSFSLKLSVLKPSSLPEERSKTSSSLDSCPKPSEKQDAEQAEVDPEHKRSRARERRREGRSKTFDWAEFRPIQQALAQERANVAENLKDGGTAFPKEPGDADSGELERERARRREERRKRFESLDAPDAGSPEDFSRMEVDRLPGLPIPSETKSHVHVEIEQRWHQVETTPLREEKQVPIAPLHLSHSEDNNETLNKQHLTTLLEKELEQSQKTASDLLEQNRVLQDQLKVALGREQSAREGYVLQTEVATSSSGAWQRLHKVNRDLQNELEAQCQRQELINQQIQSLKRSYGEAKDVIRHHEAEIQSLQARLSNAAAELSIKEQTLAKLKNDLKAEKKKAQEQMEEWQHSETALSSQLKASEQKLKKAEALLLEKTQELRDLETQQALQRDYQKEVQRLQDRIADLSRQLSASEQSRVLMEEKLQRNYEALLESCEKEKQVLIQSLKEVEDKASEYENQLQNSEQQMEILQKEKLTAKFESSEIVHQLEEQLEMKEASIQKLVDHIKGLEEERDQIKFRFQELMNQVAESDNEVAKLQAKLQLEESNYHTLERSYEVVSGQFQNLQKVLKEKEEELRVVRETHLRVVEKRDQDFSEPLFKKAAMSGSIEEMEESPQDKDLKILPDEHLTTDMADTGQIAEKVQDAQVEGKFPISDLMIICGTSDGGLNTNQRQIDEHTVMNTEECKSTSKSADFNEREIFQKDFSKPDVEIQGAKRQRIRFSSIQCQKYVHPDGSEKTWTSSTSSDTSQDRSLSEDSMSSEPAPCYPASGDSETYLSIIHSLETKLYITEEKLKDVTMKLESQQGHNQDTLIALHQQWANTEAQLREQLQDSLIQVSMLVSQLESEKQSKLKLIENHVNELSGLHGRNNQALVCLNQCREQLRLLPTSDKEKEIEVYLDALSSMESTLSNAIQVLKLTFSLPDCQAAVCPTAQSLQVEGSCIEKEKPSFQHQLEFSGQDQLRLLSRRLAFESSLINRIAESLRDASSKISLALREIHGTVDAVLLEPSDLSHTAVALADILSKKLVLEDQFWSQVEELRKHLGAMDEEEKMVEGPSSNVPECLIQSVADNTLIKAELGFVGQKMRESFHQRLKTIEEDLHNTKTALQQHKYMLEEIMKAYRTPDFDGVMHQISKALEIQEGASGVVHPAWDVSLHDSMAGAHRLQDLSSQALAAIQDDLAQQLKDRAHLLKEISAALLSLSPGDALKDCHKLLKISCSPPYDTCMGDLERYSSLLVQDAIVQAQVCYGAYRARLEYAKEAKLYKDSLQNVDALCQERIQAVAVLRGEYEELLRKQQNEYAEMIAVLERENAELKTKVEQLDNQRKLLEEEAYKQSKKISELQGKYEEEIHNVVEQLNRTKDMLKMEQTEGLLRLDVLLQDKQNLERHHLEQMQALEDEFQSKMKELQVLHNEELQGLQERYNQNLQHLQESLDEYQKQHPETSLTVASGSGETWAANKASGGMQASDSEQNAMHGLRERIQELEAQMNVMRDELENKHLEGNASTLREKYQKDFENLKATCERGFAAMEETHQKKIEDLQRQHQRELEKLREEKDRLLAEETAATISAIEAMKNAHREELERELEKTQRSQISSINSDIEALQRQYLEELQSVQRELEVLSEQYSQKCLENAHLAQALEAERQALRQCQRENQELNAHNQELNNRLAAEITRLRTLLTGEGGIETAGSPLTQGKDAYELEVLLRVKESEIQYLKQEISSLKDELQTALRDKKYASDKYKDIYTELSIVKAKADCDISRLKEQLKAATEALGEKSPENNTVSGYDIMKSKSNPDFLKKDRTSVGRQLRNIRSKSLKEGLTVQERLKLFESKDLKKD, translated from the exons cCTGACTTGCTGAATTTCAAGAAAGGGTGGCTGACCAAGCAGTATGAAGATGGACAG TGGAAGAAACATTGGTTTGTCCTGACGGATCAAAGCCTGAGATACTACCGGGATTCTGTGGCAGAGGAG GCTGCTGATTTGGATGGGGAAATCGACTTGTCAACTTGTTTTGATGTCACGGAATACCCTGTGCAGCGGAACTATGGCTTCCAGATTCAT ACTAAAGAAGGAAAGTTCACCCTCTCGGCCATGACATCAGGCATTCGCCGCAATTGGATCCAGACCATCATGAAGCATGTGCGGCCCACCACAGCACCAGATGTGACCAG GAAAAGCTTCTCTTTGAAACTCTCGGTGCTGAAGCCCAG CTCTTTGCCAGAAGAGAGGAGCAAAACTAGCTCCTCCTTGGATTCCTGTCCCAAGCCGAGTGAGAAACAGGACGCAGAGCAAGCAGAGGTTGACCCCGAACACAAGCGGAGCCGTGCCCGGGAACGCAGGCGGGAGGGCCGCTCCAAGACGTTTGACTGGGCCGAGTTTCGTCCCATCCAGCAAGCTCTGGCACAGGAACGAGCAAACGTGGCAGAGAATTTGAAGGACGGTGGCACCGCATTCCCCAAAGAGCCTGGGGATGCGGATTCTGGGGAACTTGAGAGAGAACGTGCtcggagaagggaggagagacgTAAGCGATTTGAAAGCCTGGATGCTCCTGATGCGGGAAGCCCCGAAGACTTCTCTAGGATGGAGGTGGACAGACTTCCGGGGTTGCCCATCCCTTCAGAAACCAAGTCGCATGTTCATGTGGAGATAGAGCAGCGCTGGCACCAAGTTGAGACAACGCCGCTGCGTGAGGAGAAGCAAGTCCCCATCGCCCCTTTGCACCTCTCACATTCAGAGGACAACAACGAAACGCTCAACAAGCAGCACCTCACCACACTCCTGGAAAAGGAG CTGGAACAGAGCCAGAAAACAGCTTCGGACCTTTTGGAGCAGAATCGTGTACTGCAGGACCAGCTGAAAGTAGCCCTGGGCCGTGAACAGAGTGCCCGGGAAGGTTATGTTCTTCAG actgaGGTGGCCACTTCCTCATCGGGGGCCTGGCAGAGGCTTCATAAAGTCAATCGAGACCTCCAGAATGAGCTGGAAGCCCAATGTCAACGCCAGGAGCTGATCAATCAACAGATCCAGTCCCTCAAGCGTAGCTACGGGGAAGCAAAGGATGTAATACGGCACCACGAGGCAGAGATCCAGAGCCTGCAAGCAAGGCTGAGCAATGCAGCTGCAGAGCTCTCCATCAAGGAGCAGACCCTGGCCAAGCTCAAAAACGACTTGAAGGCTGAAAAGAAGAAAGCCCAAGAGCAGATGGAAGAGTGGCAGCACAGTGAGACAGCATTGAGTTCCCAGTTAAAAGCCAGTGAGCAGAAGCTAAAGAAGGCTGAAGCACTCCTGTTAGAAAAGACCCAAGAGCTGAGGGACCTGGAGACCCAACAGGCATTGCAAAGAGACTACCAAAAAGAAGTGCAACGGCTTCAGGATCGAATTGCTGACCTGAGCCGGCAATTGAGTGCCAGTGAGCAGTCGCGAGTGTTGATGGAAGAGAAACTCCAGAGGAATTATGAGGCTTTGTTAGAAAGCTGTGAAAAGGAAAAACAGGTTTTGATCCAGAGCTTGAAGGAAGTGGAGGATAAAGCCAGCGAGTATGAGAACCAGCTACAGAATAGTGAACAGCAGATGGAAATTTTGCAGAAAGAGAAACTGACTGCCAAATTTGAAAGCAGTGAAATTGTCCACCAACTGGAGGAGCAGCTGGAAATGAAGGAAGCAAGCATCCAGAAGCTTGTTGATCACATAAAGGGTCTTGAGGAGGAAAGGGATCAGATTAAATTCCGGTTCCAAGAACTGATGAACCAGGTTGCGGAGTCAGATAATGAGGTGGCCAAGCTACAAGCCAAGCTGCAACTGGAAGAGAGCAACTATCACACTCTGGAACGCTCCTATGAGGTGGTCTCAGGGCAATTTCAGAACTTGCAGAAGGTcctgaaagaaaaggaggaagagctgAGAGTAGTGAGGGAAACCCATTTGAGAGTTGTTGAGAAAAGGGATCAAGATTTCAGTGAACCTTTATTTAAAAAGGCTGCCATGAGTGGCAGCatagaggaaatggaagaaagtcCGCAAGACAAAGACTTGAAAATATTACCTGATGAGCATTTAACAACAGATATGGCTGATACTGGCCAAATTGCTGAGAAAGTACAAGATGCACAAGTGGAAGGAAAATTTCCCATTTCAGATCTTATGATCATTTGTGGTACCAGTGATGGTGGCCTTAATACCAACCAGAGGCAGATCGATGAGCATACAGTGATGAACACAGAAGAATGCAAATCTACATCAAAGTCTGCAGACTTTAATGAAAGGGAGATTTTTCAGAAGGACTTCTCAAAACCTGATGTCGAAATTCAAGGAGCCAAAAGGCAAAGGATTCGTTTCTCCAGCATCCAGTGCCAAAAGTACGTTCACCCTGATGGATCCGAGAAGACATGGACAAGCAGCACCTCCTCAGACACCAGTCAGGACAGGTCACTTTCTGAAGATAGCATGTCATCAGAACCCGCTCCTTGTTACCCAGCCTCGGGTGATTCTGAGACTTATCTATCTATAATTCACTCCTTGGAAACAAAACTTTATATCACAGAAGAAAAGCTCAAAGATGTGACCATGAAACTTGAAAGCCAGCAGGGCCATAATCAAGACACTCTCATTGCACTTCATCAGCAGTGGGCCAATACAGAAGCACAGCTGAGAGAACAGCTCCAGGATAGTTTGATTCAAGTTAGCATGTTGGTTTCACAGTTGGAAAGTGAGAAGCAGTCCAAACTGAAGCTAATTGAAAACCATGTCAATGAATTGAGTGGGCTCCATGGAAGAAACAACCAAGCCTTGGTTTGCTTAAACCAGTGCAGAGAACAGCTAAGACTGTTGCCTACATCTGACaaggaaaaagaaatagaggTGTATCTAGATGCCCTATCCAGTATGGAAAGTACTCTGTCTAATGCAATCCAGGTCCTAAAACTGACATTTTCTTTACCCGACTGCCAAGCAGCCGTGTGTCCTACAGCCCAATCTTTGCAAGTAGAAGGCAGCTGCATTGAAAAGGAAAAACCTTCTTTCCAGCATCAACTGGAATTTTCTGGACAGGACCAGTTGAGGTTGCTTTCCAGGAGGCTGGCTTTTGAGTCATCGCTGATCAACCGGATAGCAGAGTCCTTGAGAGATGCATCTTCAAAGATTTCTTTGGCCCTCAGAGAGATACATGGTACAGTGGATGCTGTTCTGTTAGAGCCTTCAGACCTTTCACATACTGCAGTAGCCTTGGCTGATATTTTATCCAAAAAACTAGTATTGGAAGATCAGTTTTGGAGTCAGGTAGAAGAGCTAAGAAAGCACCTGGGTGCTATggatgaagaagagaagatgGTGGAGGGTCCAAGTTCAAATGTCCCCGAATGCCTCATTCAGTCGGTTGCAGACAACACACTGATCAAAGCAGAGCTTGGGTTTGTTGGCCAGAAAATGAGAGAATCATTTCATCAAAGgttaaaaacaattgaagaaGACCTCCACAACACTAAAACAGCTCTTCAGCAACATAAGTACATGTTGGAGGAAATCATGAAAGCTTATAGGACACCTGATTTTGATGGAGTTATGCATCAGATTTCTAAAGCCCTTGAAATACAAGAGGGTGCTTCAGGAGTAGTCCATCCAGCATGGGACGTAAGCCTTCATGACTCCATGGCAGGAGCCCACCGTCTGCAGGATCTAAGCAGTCAAGCCCTGGCTGCTATTCAGGATGATCTTGCTCAACAGCTCAAAGACAGGGCACATCTTCTCAAAGAAATATCTGCTGCTCTTCTATCTCTGTCTCCTGGGGATGCCCTGAAAGACTGCCACAAGCTCCTCAAGATTTCTTGCAGCCCTCCTTATGATACTTGCATGGGGGATCTTGAGCGTTACTCTTCTTTACTAGTGCAGGATGCGATTGTCCAGGCCCAGGTTTGTTATGGGGCTTATCGAGCAAGGCTGGAATATGCAAAGGAGGCAAAGCTGTACAAGGACTCTCTTCAAAATGTTGATGCACTGTGTCAAGAGCGCATACAGGCTGTTGCTGTTCTCCGAGGAGAGTATGAGGAATTGCTCCGAAAGCAGCAGAACGAATATGCAGAAATGATTGCTGTGCTTGAAAGAGAGAACGCAGAACTCAAGACCAAAGTAGAGCAGCTTGACAATCAACGGAAGCTCCTGGAGGAGGAAGCATATAAGCAGAGCAAAAAGATATCAGAGCTCCAGGGTAAATACGAAGAGGAGATCCACAATGTGGTTGAGCAGTTAAACAGAACGAAGGACATGCTAAAGATGGAACAAACTGAGGGGCTCCTTCGACTAGATGTCCTTCTGCAAGATAAGCAGAACTTGGAAAGGCACCACCTTGAGCAAATGCAAGCTCTAGAGGATGAGTTCCAGTCCAAGATGAAAGAACTGCAAGTTCTCCACAATGAGGAGCTGCAGGGCTTGCAGGAGCGTTACAATCAGAATCTGCAACATTTGCAGGAGTCCTTGGACGAGTACCAGAAGCAGCACCCAGAAACATCGCTCACAGTAGCAAGTGGTTCAGGAGAAACATGGGCTGCAAATAAGGCCAGTGGTGGGATGCAAGCCTCAGACAGTGAACAGAACGCCATGCACGGGCTAAGAGAACGCATTCAAGAACTGGAAGCCCAAatgaatgtcatgagagatgagCTGGAGAATAAGCACCTAGAAGGGAATGCATCCACACTGCGGGAGAAATACCAGAAAGATTTTGAGAATCTTAAG GCAACATGTGAACGAGGGTTTGCTGCCATGGAAGAGACGCATCAGAAGAAGATAGAAGATCTGCAAAGGCAGCATCAGCGGGAACTGGAGAAACTACGGGAGGAGAAGGATCGCTTGCTAGCAGAGGAGACGGCAGCCACCATCTCAG CCATAGAAGCCATGAAGAATGCCCACCGGGAGGAGCTTGAGCGGGAGCTGGAGAAGACTCAGCGCTCCCAAATTAGCAGCATCAACTCAGACATTGAAGCTCTCCAGAGACAATACCT GGAGGAGCTGCAGTCTGTCCAGCGTGAACTTGAAGTCCTCTCAGAGCAGTACTCTCAGAAGTGTTTGGAAAATGCTCACCTGGCCCAGGCCCTGGAGGCTGAGAGGCAGGCCCTCCGTCAGTGCCAGAGGGAGAACCAGGAGCTCAATGCACACAATCAG GAACTAAACAATCGCCTAGCTGCAGAAATCACCCGACTACGAACACTACTGACTGGGGAGGGCGGGATAGAGACTGCTGGCTCGCCTCTCACCCAAGGCAAGGATGCCTACGAATTGGAA GTTCTGCTGCGAGTCAAGGAATCGGAAATCCAGTACTTGAAGCAGGAAATCAGCTCCTTGAAGGATGAATTGCAAACAGCTTTGAGG GATAAAAAATATGCCAGTGATAAGTATAAAGACATTTACACAGAACTCAGCATTGTGAAAGCCAAGGCAGACTGTGATATCAGCAGGTTGAAAGAGCAACTCAAGGCAGCCACTGAAGCTCTTGGTGAAAAGTCCCCGGAGAACAACACAGTGTCTGGATACG ATATCATGAAATCCAAAAGCAACCCTGATTTCTTGAAGAAAGACAGGACCAGTGTTGGCCGGCAATTAAGAAATATCAGGTCAAAG AGTCTGAAGGAAGGCCTGACGGTGCAGGAGCGCCTCAAGCTCTTTGAATCCAAGGACTTGAAGAAAGACTAG